A part of Dasypus novemcinctus isolate mDasNov1 chromosome 5, mDasNov1.1.hap2, whole genome shotgun sequence genomic DNA contains:
- the BMI1 gene encoding polycomb complex protein BMI-1 yields the protein MELAAGVQQGFQLLADPGAFGPGAFALVLRAAFRSLLGAPAAEAGLDHPDLKHIDPVVLKHCHAAAATCILEAGKQRADKSTLSTYLEDCKFDRERIELFCTEYQNNKNALEILLGRTLIRDPTQRLVLVAPWNNYRVLDPANMHRTTRIKITELNPHLMCVLCGGYFIDATTIIECLHSFCKTCIVRYLETSKYCPICDVQVHKTRPLLNIRSDKTLQDIVYKLVPGLFKNEMKRRRDFYAAHPSADAANGSNEDRGEVADEDKRIITDDEIISLSIEFFDQNRLDRKVNKDKEKSKEEVNDKRYLRCPAAMTVMHLRKFLRSKMDIPNTFQIDVMYEEEPLKDYYTLMDIAYIYTWRRNGPLPLKYRVRPTCKRMKISHQRDGLNAGELESDSGSDKASSPAGGLPSTSSCLPRPSTPVQSPHPQFPHISTTMNGTSSSPSGNHQSSFANRPRKSSVNGSSATSSG from the exons ATGGAGCTGGCGGCCGGCGTGCAGCAGGGCTTCCAGCTGCTGGCCGACCCCGGCGCCTTCGGGCCCGGCGCCTTCGCGCTCGTGCTGCGCGCGGCCTTCCGGAGCCTGCTGGGCGCGCCGGCCGCCGAGGCCGGCCTAG atCACCCAGACTTAAAACATATCGACCCAGTGGTATTAAAACACTGTCATGCAGCAGCTGCCACTTGTATACTGGAGGCAGGAAAGCAAAGAGCTGACAAATCAACTCTAAG CACTTATCTAGAAGACTGTAAATTTGACAGAGAGCGAATAGAACTGTTTTGCACGGAGTATCAG aataATAAGAATGCCCTAGAAATCCTACTGGGAAG aacACTGATTCGGGATCCTACCCAGAGATTAGTTTTAGTTGCACCATGGAACAATTACAG GGTCCTCGATCCAGCAAACATGCACCGAACAACCAGAATCAAAATCACGGAGCTGAATCCCCACCTGATGTGTGTGCTTTGTGGAGGGTACTTCATCGACGCCACCACCATAATCGAGTGTCTACATTCCT TCTGTAAAACGTGTATTGTGCGTTACTTGGAGACCAGCAAGTACTGTCCTATTTGTGATGTCCAAGTTCACAAAACCAGACCACTCCTAAACATAAG GTCAGATAAAACTCTTCAAGATATTGTATACAAATTAGTTCCAGGGCTTTTCAAAA atgaaatgaaaagaagaagGGATTTTTATGCAGCTCATCCTTCAGCTGATG CTGCTAATGGCTCTAATGAAGATAGAGGAGAAGTTGCAGATGAAGATAAGAGAATCATAACTGATGATGAGATAATAAGTTTATCCATTGAATTCTTTGACCAGAACAG ATTGGATCGGAAGgtaaacaaagacaaagagaaatctAAGGAAGAG GTGAATGATAAGAGATACCTACGATGCCCTGCAGCTATGACTGTGATGCACCTGAGAAAGTTCCTGAGAAGTAAAATGGACATACCTAATACTTTTCAG ATTGATGTCATGTATGAAGAGGAACCTTTAAAGGATTACTATACACTAATGGATATTGCCTACATTTATACCTGGAGAAGG AATGGGCCCCTTCCTTTGAAATACAGAGTTCGACCaacttgtaaaagaatgaagatcAGTCATCAGAGAGATGGACTGAATGCCGGAGAACTGGAGAGTGACTCTGGGAGTGACAAGGCCAGCAGCCCCGCAGGAGGCctcccctccacctcctcctgCCTGCCTCGCCCCAGCACCCCGGTCCAGTCTCCtcaccctcagtttcctcacatttCCACCACCATGAACGGAACCAGCAGCAGCCCCAGTGGGAACCACCAATCTTCCTTTGCCAACAGACCTCGGAAATCATCAGTAAATGGGTCATCAGCAACTTCATCTGGTTGA